Proteins co-encoded in one Mycobacterium mantenii genomic window:
- a CDS encoding Rieske 2Fe-2S domain-containing protein, which produces MQTLPSMLPTGWFQVAWGADLAVAEVVPMHYFGRDLVAFRQLDGTVKVLDAHCQHLGASLAHGGCVVEEGIQCPFHGWVWNGAGRNVRIPYQDRPNKARRVRSYPVAELNDSILIWHDSAGRDPLWEAPDAFAVLGEHVGSRQFHPLGADCRTRHERVKVHPQVIAENAVDPHHFQFVHRTPTSPVVLRESTDSSTWSAKVGFGRRWSDGLDRDGDTMNTIEIYWSGLGVSYNAEHVRDGIRVISICATPVDDTRSDIFAGYWISEEQSQGPGDFEARLAAAKVALPDDIRIWEHQKYLEPPGLATSEAAGFRALRRWASGFYPEPQAAAEPVTHGA; this is translated from the coding sequence ATGCAAACCTTGCCGAGCATGCTGCCCACCGGGTGGTTTCAGGTCGCCTGGGGCGCTGACCTCGCCGTGGCCGAGGTGGTCCCAATGCACTACTTCGGCCGGGATCTGGTCGCCTTCCGGCAGCTTGATGGGACGGTGAAGGTGCTGGACGCGCACTGCCAGCATCTTGGTGCGAGCCTGGCCCATGGTGGCTGCGTAGTCGAAGAAGGCATTCAGTGCCCTTTTCACGGCTGGGTGTGGAACGGTGCTGGACGCAACGTCCGCATTCCGTATCAGGATCGACCCAACAAGGCCAGACGAGTACGTTCCTATCCGGTCGCAGAACTCAATGACTCAATCTTGATCTGGCACGACAGCGCCGGCAGGGACCCACTCTGGGAAGCGCCCGACGCCTTCGCGGTGCTGGGCGAGCATGTCGGGTCGCGGCAGTTCCACCCGTTGGGTGCCGATTGCCGAACGCGGCACGAGCGGGTGAAGGTGCATCCTCAGGTGATCGCCGAGAACGCGGTCGATCCGCACCACTTCCAGTTCGTACATCGCACGCCGACTAGTCCCGTGGTATTGCGCGAGAGCACCGACAGCTCTACCTGGTCGGCCAAGGTCGGCTTCGGCCGGAGGTGGAGCGACGGCCTGGACCGCGACGGTGACACGATGAACACGATCGAGATCTATTGGTCAGGCCTTGGCGTCAGCTACAACGCTGAACACGTCCGCGACGGAATCCGGGTCATCTCGATCTGCGCGACACCGGTGGACGACACCAGATCCGACATCTTCGCCGGCTACTGGATCAGCGAGGAACAATCACAAGGCCCAGGTGATTTCGAAGCGCGTCTGGCCGCCGCGAAAGTCGCCCTGCCCGACGACATCCGGATCTGGGAGCACCAGAAGTACCTTGAACCGCCGGGCCTGGCGACATCGGAGGCGGCGGGTTTTCGCGCGCTGCGTCGGTGGGCGAGCGGGTTCTATCCCGAACCGCAGGCCGCAGCCGAACCGGTCACACATGGCGCCTGA
- a CDS encoding mycofactocin-coupled SDR family oxidoreductase, whose amino-acid sequence MGSLDGRVVFITGAARGQGRSHAVMCAEQGANIVGVDICEDLEVVPYKLGSYEDLEETARLVEKTGQEMLFRKADVRDKAALQEAFDAGVEKFGHIDTVIANAGVVLTNADERDASEALRLGLDIMLIGVWNAFQIAIPHLKERGQGGNLIATSSMIALLDLTDGRGGTDAYLMSKLAITGLVRSYANMLAADRIRVNGVAPTNCATPMITENPALFKVIEENPHLVNAMQTALPDFPMIEPRDVSNAILFLISEAGRTFTGSVLKVDAGMDVRR is encoded by the coding sequence ATGGGTTCACTCGACGGCCGGGTCGTCTTCATCACCGGCGCCGCCCGCGGGCAGGGCCGCTCGCACGCGGTGATGTGTGCCGAGCAGGGCGCGAACATCGTCGGAGTCGACATCTGCGAAGACCTTGAGGTGGTGCCGTACAAGCTGGGCAGCTACGAGGATCTCGAGGAGACGGCTCGCCTAGTCGAAAAGACCGGGCAGGAAATGCTTTTCCGCAAGGCGGACGTCCGCGACAAAGCTGCCCTGCAGGAGGCGTTCGACGCGGGCGTCGAAAAGTTCGGTCACATCGACACCGTCATCGCCAACGCCGGCGTGGTGTTGACCAATGCCGACGAGCGCGACGCCTCCGAAGCGTTGCGGCTCGGCCTCGACATCATGCTCATCGGCGTCTGGAACGCTTTTCAAATCGCGATTCCCCACCTGAAGGAGCGCGGCCAGGGTGGCAATCTGATCGCAACCAGTTCCATGATTGCGCTGTTGGATCTCACCGACGGTCGTGGCGGTACCGACGCCTACCTCATGTCCAAACTCGCGATCACCGGCCTGGTCCGCTCTTACGCGAACATGCTTGCCGCCGACCGCATCCGAGTGAATGGGGTGGCGCCGACCAACTGCGCGACGCCGATGATCACCGAGAACCCGGCGTTGTTCAAAGTGATCGAGGAGAACCCACACCTGGTCAATGCGATGCAGACCGCACTGCCGGACTTCCCGATGATCGAGCCACGCGACGTCAGCAACGCGATCCTATTCCTGATCAGCGAAGCGGGCCGCACGTTCACCGGCAGCGTACTGAAGGTGGATGCAGGCATGGACGTGCGGCGCTAG
- a CDS encoding TetR/AcrR family transcriptional regulator has translation MAPEGSPRRVIRKSDRTRESILDAARTAFARKGFSGVAIKDITDLASVTRANFYYYFSDKTELFIELGTDTYREALALVEGLMGQGSPPSREGIEAWVAGYFSYLDRNGAFVIRSAEDMPPDRKFRAAVSRSYRRTAAALGEGIAKVAPTPPDLDSVASGLVVMAMLERSWLMVQHNEIPSTTRRAVLMAATEMLWRTVNGRT, from the coding sequence ATGGCGCCTGAGGGCTCGCCACGGCGGGTAATACGGAAGTCTGACCGCACCCGAGAGTCAATCCTCGACGCTGCGCGGACCGCGTTCGCGCGCAAGGGCTTTTCGGGTGTCGCCATCAAGGACATCACTGACCTCGCATCCGTCACCAGGGCGAACTTCTACTATTACTTCTCCGACAAGACCGAACTCTTCATCGAACTCGGCACCGATACCTACCGCGAAGCACTCGCGCTCGTCGAAGGTTTGATGGGGCAGGGGAGCCCTCCCAGCAGGGAGGGCATCGAGGCCTGGGTTGCCGGCTACTTCAGCTACCTCGACCGCAACGGTGCCTTCGTCATCCGCTCCGCGGAGGACATGCCTCCCGACCGTAAATTCCGTGCCGCGGTCAGTCGCTCGTACCGTCGAACCGCGGCCGCGCTCGGTGAGGGCATCGCAAAGGTCGCGCCCACACCGCCAGACCTCGACTCGGTGGCGTCGGGGCTGGTGGTCATGGCGATGCTGGAGCGTTCGTGGCTAATGGTCCAGCACAACGAGATCCCGTCAACAACGCGCCGAGCGGTGCTCATGGCGGCCACCGAGATGCTGTGGCGAACGGTTAATGGTCGGACCTGA
- a CDS encoding LLM class flavin-dependent oxidoreductase, producing the protein MDWGLPWPGPALATQAETAGAQAFCAGEFADLNAYITTTEMALGTSQASIGPGIAYAFARSPFVHAAAVRHLWTLAPGRVFLGLGSGTSRMNKDWFGVDAAHPAPRMAELIDVIRAFLHAENGDRVRYEGRFYTVDADIRAPVLGRLDVPILIGAFNKIMLRAVGRTADGVLGHGLFTDRWWTELVEPELARGAESSGRDPAELRRWGWLITAIDNDDPARAVRDARLQIAFYFTVKTYDSLVELHGWTDEVAQIRSAFRSGQPETIADHVTDDMLWSIAICGDDTQAREMLAARKRLPNLAFASPPSFLVGRRRRVGYGAAATRVLSQLR; encoded by the coding sequence ATGGATTGGGGTCTGCCATGGCCGGGGCCCGCGCTAGCAACGCAGGCCGAGACTGCCGGGGCGCAGGCATTTTGCGCCGGTGAGTTCGCCGACCTGAACGCCTACATAACAACGACCGAGATGGCCCTCGGTACCTCGCAGGCGAGCATCGGCCCCGGGATCGCCTATGCGTTCGCCCGGTCCCCGTTCGTGCACGCCGCGGCCGTCCGACATCTCTGGACACTCGCGCCGGGCAGGGTCTTTCTGGGACTTGGGTCGGGGACCTCACGGATGAACAAGGACTGGTTCGGTGTCGACGCCGCCCACCCCGCACCCCGGATGGCTGAACTGATCGACGTGATCCGGGCGTTCCTGCACGCCGAGAACGGCGACCGCGTTCGGTACGAGGGCCGGTTCTACACGGTCGACGCCGACATCCGTGCACCGGTGCTCGGCCGGTTGGACGTGCCCATCCTGATCGGAGCCTTCAACAAGATCATGTTGAGAGCGGTAGGTCGCACTGCCGACGGCGTGCTGGGACACGGCCTGTTCACCGATCGGTGGTGGACCGAACTCGTGGAGCCCGAACTGGCCCGCGGCGCCGAATCAAGCGGACGCGACCCCGCCGAGCTACGACGCTGGGGTTGGCTGATCACCGCGATCGACAACGACGACCCGGCACGCGCTGTCCGGGACGCACGGCTTCAGATCGCCTTCTACTTCACCGTGAAAACCTACGACTCACTCGTCGAACTGCACGGCTGGACCGACGAGGTCGCCCAGATCCGTTCGGCCTTTCGCAGCGGCCAACCAGAAACGATCGCCGACCACGTCACCGACGATATGCTGTGGTCGATCGCAATCTGCGGCGACGACACACAGGCGCGTGAAATGCTCGCAGCTCGCAAACGACTGCCCAATCTGGCGTTCGCATCGCCGCCAAGCTTCCTGGTCGGGCGCCGGCGACGCGTCGGCTACGGTGCAGCCGCCACGCGCGTTCTGTCGCAGCTGCGCTGA
- a CDS encoding enoyl-CoA hydratase/isomerase family protein, which translates to MSDGLNGGPRPPDGDWLGTPFLRFEREGAFAICTLDRPQARNAMTPAMYFGIRYAISRVNADSGLAGLLITGTGDVFAPGGDLGQAAEDNWMDFASTMGMDVTPFDVLRQSPKPVVSAVNGLCQGGGLQIAMCSDLAVVSDRATFRVPELFRGIADTYYSQVLARLIGPVRTKDLMFTGRTLTAQEALDWGIVARLVRHDALLDVAKELLAQCCRTAPAARGVIKASLDNYLGLDDRIGMQTSLFGPEAREGFRAFKEKNSPDWVHPDLRVDGRL; encoded by the coding sequence ATGTCCGATGGCCTCAACGGCGGTCCACGTCCTCCTGATGGCGACTGGTTGGGCACCCCGTTCCTGAGGTTCGAACGCGAAGGGGCGTTTGCGATCTGCACCCTGGACCGTCCGCAGGCGCGCAACGCGATGACACCCGCGATGTACTTCGGCATCCGGTACGCCATCAGCCGGGTCAACGCAGATTCCGGCCTCGCGGGTCTGCTCATCACCGGAACCGGTGATGTCTTTGCTCCCGGTGGGGATCTGGGACAGGCCGCCGAGGATAACTGGATGGACTTTGCCTCCACCATGGGTATGGACGTAACGCCCTTTGACGTCTTGCGACAGTCTCCGAAGCCGGTCGTGTCGGCGGTCAACGGCTTGTGTCAGGGTGGTGGCCTGCAGATCGCCATGTGCAGTGACCTCGCGGTCGTCAGCGATCGGGCCACCTTCCGCGTGCCCGAATTGTTCCGCGGCATTGCTGATACCTACTACAGCCAGGTGTTGGCACGGCTGATCGGCCCGGTCCGCACCAAGGACCTGATGTTCACCGGGCGCACGTTGACCGCGCAGGAGGCGCTCGACTGGGGCATCGTGGCCAGGCTGGTTCGCCACGATGCCCTGCTGGACGTCGCCAAAGAGCTTCTCGCGCAATGCTGCCGAACCGCCCCCGCGGCGCGCGGCGTGATCAAGGCCAGCCTGGACAACTACCTGGGCCTAGATGACCGGATCGGGATGCAAACCAGCCTGTTCGGTCCCGAAGCACGCGAAGGCTTCCGCGCGTTCAAGGAGAAGAATTCGCCGGACTGGGTGCACCCCGACCTGCGTGTGGACGGCCGACTTTAG
- the fadD4 gene encoding fatty-acid--CoA ligase FadD4, protein MEIRGHISSGKPALILARAGTVIDFAELEIRANRLAHFWYAAGLREGDTVAAILENNEHIHAVMWAARRSGLYYALVNTHLTAAEAAYIIHNSSAKALIGSRATRSVCERLAEHSPGGLPELLLIADDDLDGWDRYPECVADQPETPIPDEREGDLLQYSSGTTGRPKGIRRELPHLPPSEAPNMLTPLMNAVGISGDSVYLSPAPLYHTAPSFWSMVVQSLGGTTVVMEKFDPEEALECIQRYGITHGQFVPAMFVRMLKLPEAVRKSYDVSSLRRVVHAAAPCPVDIKKQMIAWWGPIIDEYYAASEAVGASFIRAEDWLDHPGSVGRPLVGVPHILDENGQELPPGTPGEIYYEGGYSFQYLKDDAKTAAAHDAHGWVTVGDIGYLDVDGYLYLTDRRHHMIISGGVNIYPQEAEDLLITHPKVLDAAVFGIPDDEMGQAVKGVVQTVDPADANDGFAAELLDWVRNRLAHYKCPRSISFEAQLPRTDAGKLYKQQLVAKYSSTG, encoded by the coding sequence ATGGAGATCCGCGGTCACATCTCATCCGGTAAACCTGCCCTGATCCTTGCTCGGGCTGGCACGGTGATCGACTTCGCCGAGCTGGAGATACGTGCCAACCGGCTGGCTCATTTCTGGTACGCCGCCGGACTTCGGGAGGGCGACACCGTCGCGGCAATACTCGAGAACAATGAACACATTCATGCTGTGATGTGGGCGGCGAGGCGAAGTGGTCTGTACTACGCGTTGGTCAACACTCACTTGACGGCCGCCGAGGCGGCCTACATCATCCACAACAGTTCAGCCAAGGCGCTGATCGGGTCACGCGCGACGCGCAGCGTCTGCGAACGCCTCGCCGAGCATTCCCCCGGTGGGCTGCCCGAGTTGCTGTTGATCGCCGACGATGATCTGGATGGATGGGATCGCTACCCGGAATGTGTCGCCGACCAGCCCGAGACGCCGATCCCCGACGAGCGGGAAGGCGATCTGCTGCAGTACTCGTCGGGAACCACCGGCCGGCCCAAGGGGATCCGCCGCGAGCTTCCGCATCTACCGCCGAGTGAAGCGCCCAACATGCTGACGCCGTTGATGAATGCCGTTGGAATCAGCGGTGATTCGGTGTATCTGAGCCCGGCACCGCTGTACCATACCGCGCCGTCGTTCTGGTCGATGGTGGTGCAGTCGCTGGGCGGCACCACCGTCGTGATGGAGAAGTTCGACCCCGAAGAGGCGCTCGAGTGCATCCAGCGCTACGGCATCACGCATGGCCAATTCGTTCCGGCGATGTTCGTCCGGATGCTCAAACTGCCTGAAGCGGTGCGCAAGTCCTACGACGTGTCCAGCCTGCGCCGGGTGGTGCATGCGGCCGCGCCATGCCCGGTGGACATCAAGAAACAGATGATCGCGTGGTGGGGACCGATCATCGACGAGTATTACGCCGCTTCGGAGGCGGTGGGAGCCTCGTTCATCCGCGCAGAGGACTGGCTGGACCACCCCGGCTCGGTCGGCCGTCCGCTGGTCGGGGTTCCGCACATCCTCGACGAGAACGGCCAGGAGCTGCCGCCCGGCACTCCCGGTGAGATCTATTACGAGGGGGGATATTCGTTCCAGTACCTCAAGGACGACGCGAAGACGGCGGCGGCCCATGACGCGCACGGCTGGGTGACCGTTGGTGATATCGGGTACCTCGACGTCGACGGCTACCTCTATCTCACCGACCGCCGCCATCACATGATCATCTCGGGCGGGGTGAACATCTACCCGCAAGAAGCCGAAGATCTGCTGATCACTCATCCCAAGGTGCTCGACGCGGCGGTATTCGGCATCCCGGACGACGAGATGGGTCAAGCCGTCAAGGGCGTCGTGCAGACGGTGGATCCAGCCGACGCTAACGACGGCTTCGCCGCGGAGCTCTTAGACTGGGTGCGAAACCGGTTGGCGCACTACAAGTGTCCGCGGTCGATCTCCTTCGAGGCGCAGCTACCCCGCACTGACGCCGGTAAGCTGTACAAACAGCAGCTTGTCGCCAAGTACTCGTCGACGGGTTAG
- a CDS encoding CaiB/BaiF CoA transferase family protein, producing MRKPLTGVRVLEVAQFTFVPSAGAVLADWGADVVKVEHPVTGDAQRGLVKVLGAAVTVPGSSFAPIMEAPNRGKRSVGLALDNSEARPLLDELIRRSDVFLTNYLPSSRKKLSIDVDDVRRVNPDIIYVVGNGFGSNGPDRDAGAYDATAFWARGGSADGLTSPDAEQSPFMPAGAYGDNIGGITIAGGVAAALYGRQATGEPSVLDVSLLAVGAWATQFSVNMAMLMGGPLPRVERRTQAPGNPLTGAYRTSDGRFVQLSMLQPTRYWPEFCRLMGLHDVAEDPRFTSIEAMAEHSETAQRLVADVIGKLTFAECQALLRKGRGQWAPVQDAWEIANDEALTANGGIAEIIDAEGHPQRLVASPVKFDDDPASLARAPQFAEHTDGVLRELGIDDDRLIELKIAGAIT from the coding sequence ATGCGTAAACCGCTCACCGGAGTTCGCGTGCTGGAGGTCGCCCAGTTCACCTTCGTTCCGTCAGCGGGCGCCGTGCTCGCCGACTGGGGCGCCGACGTGGTGAAGGTCGAGCATCCTGTCACCGGCGATGCCCAGCGCGGGTTGGTCAAGGTGCTAGGCGCCGCGGTGACGGTACCCGGATCGTCGTTCGCGCCAATCATGGAGGCGCCCAACCGCGGAAAGCGCAGTGTCGGGCTGGCCCTCGACAATTCCGAGGCGCGTCCTTTGCTCGACGAACTGATCCGGCGAAGCGACGTGTTCCTGACGAATTACCTGCCGTCGTCGCGAAAGAAGCTGTCCATCGACGTCGACGACGTCCGCCGCGTCAACCCCGACATCATTTATGTCGTCGGCAACGGTTTCGGCTCCAATGGGCCCGACCGCGATGCCGGCGCCTACGATGCGACGGCGTTCTGGGCCCGCGGCGGCAGCGCGGACGGCCTCACATCGCCCGACGCCGAACAGAGCCCGTTCATGCCGGCCGGAGCTTACGGAGACAACATCGGCGGGATCACCATTGCCGGAGGTGTGGCGGCCGCACTCTACGGCAGGCAGGCCACCGGGGAACCGTCGGTACTCGACGTCTCGCTGCTGGCGGTCGGCGCTTGGGCAACCCAGTTCAGCGTGAACATGGCGATGCTCATGGGCGGGCCACTGCCGAGGGTGGAACGCCGAACCCAGGCCCCGGGCAACCCACTGACCGGCGCCTATCGAACGTCGGACGGAAGGTTCGTCCAGTTGTCGATGCTGCAGCCGACCCGGTATTGGCCGGAGTTCTGCCGGCTGATGGGTCTGCACGACGTCGCCGAAGATCCACGGTTCACCTCGATCGAGGCGATGGCCGAGCACAGCGAAACTGCTCAACGACTCGTTGCGGACGTGATCGGCAAATTGACGTTCGCCGAGTGTCAAGCGTTGCTACGCAAGGGCAGAGGGCAGTGGGCCCCGGTACAGGATGCCTGGGAAATAGCCAACGACGAAGCACTGACCGCCAACGGTGGCATCGCCGAAATCATCGATGCCGAAGGTCATCCGCAGAGGTTAGTCGCCAGTCCCGTGAAGTTCGACGATGATCCGGCAAGCCTGGCCAGAGCGCCACAGTTCGCTGAGCACACCGACGGGGTGCTGCGCGAACTCGGCATCGACGACGACAGACTCATTGAGCTCAAGATCGCCGGTGCGATCACGTAA
- a CDS encoding cytochrome P450: MAADRGVGWKTVRDAGRVVFIDGWFYLSHRDDVLAALRNPELFSSKKAFDVLGAPLPLVPISTDPPEHTRFRKILQPFFSPHTLNEMLPSLQKQAIDIVDDIAKKGECEVVAELAIPYPSQVFLTLFGLPLEDRDRLIAWKDSVIALADSPSLEGADLTPAMELLAYVSQAINERRANPGPDILSQVLTGEDPLDDTEAMGLSFLFVLAGLDTVTAAMSTALLELARNPVLRATLREDPGQIDVFVEEIVRLEPPAPMLPRVTTAEVTIGDITLPAETQVRLCVGAINRDDSDEISTNDVVMDGKVHRHWGFGGGPHRCLGSHLARMELKLILDEWLKRIPEFSLEAGYEPHIIFPAQTFALERVPLKLG; the protein is encoded by the coding sequence ATGGCAGCAGACCGCGGCGTGGGATGGAAGACCGTTCGCGACGCCGGACGCGTGGTGTTCATCGACGGCTGGTTCTACCTGTCTCACCGCGACGACGTGCTGGCCGCGCTGCGCAATCCGGAGCTGTTCTCGTCGAAGAAGGCCTTCGACGTGCTGGGTGCCCCGCTGCCGCTGGTGCCCATCTCGACCGATCCGCCGGAACACACCCGGTTCCGCAAGATCCTGCAGCCTTTCTTCAGCCCACACACCTTGAACGAGATGCTGCCGTCGCTGCAGAAGCAGGCGATCGACATCGTCGACGACATCGCCAAGAAGGGCGAGTGCGAAGTCGTCGCCGAGCTCGCGATTCCCTACCCGTCACAGGTGTTCCTGACGTTGTTCGGGCTGCCGTTGGAAGATCGCGACCGGCTGATCGCATGGAAGGACTCGGTCATCGCGCTGGCGGACTCCCCGTCGCTCGAAGGCGCTGACCTAACCCCCGCAATGGAATTGCTCGCCTACGTCTCCCAGGCGATCAACGAACGAAGGGCCAACCCGGGGCCGGACATCCTGTCCCAGGTGCTCACCGGCGAGGACCCTCTCGACGATACCGAGGCGATGGGGCTGAGCTTCCTGTTCGTGCTCGCCGGGCTGGACACCGTCACGGCGGCGATGAGCACGGCGCTGCTGGAACTCGCTCGCAACCCGGTACTGCGCGCCACCCTGCGTGAGGATCCCGGGCAGATCGATGTCTTCGTCGAGGAGATCGTCCGGTTGGAGCCGCCCGCGCCCATGCTGCCGCGGGTCACCACCGCAGAGGTCACCATCGGGGACATCACCCTGCCCGCGGAGACCCAGGTGCGGCTGTGCGTCGGCGCCATCAACCGTGACGACAGTGATGAGATCTCGACTAATGACGTGGTGATGGACGGGAAGGTGCATCGGCACTGGGGCTTCGGTGGCGGACCGCACCGCTGCCTCGGTTCGCACCTGGCCCGCATGGAGCTGAAGTTGATCCTCGACGAGTGGCTCAAGCGCATCCCGGAGTTCTCCCTCGAAGCCGGTTACGAACCGCACATCATCTTCCCCGCGCAGACATTCGCGCTGGAGCGCGTACCGCTGAAGCTCGGGTAG
- a CDS encoding isochorismatase family protein, translating into MAPTPWDPETTAVICVECQNGVLGPDSILPALAADTSELVSGVRRLLDSARQFGARVVHATYEGSLGGRQTGTARLWRALGPATAQWTPGSAPTIVLPELLAPTDLVLPRHHGLFPTLDSELLPVLKGLGVRTIVLAGVSLNLAITHTAGHVTQAGFDLVVPRDAVGGTPKDYAEQVLDNTIAVLGRLTTIDQVIDEWTSVRSDH; encoded by the coding sequence ATGGCTCCGACACCATGGGACCCAGAGACCACGGCCGTTATCTGTGTGGAATGCCAGAACGGTGTACTGGGCCCCGACTCCATCTTGCCCGCATTGGCCGCCGACACCTCCGAACTGGTATCCGGCGTGCGGCGACTTCTCGATTCAGCCCGCCAGTTCGGCGCGCGAGTGGTGCATGCGACCTACGAGGGCAGCCTCGGCGGCCGACAGACGGGGACGGCACGCCTCTGGCGGGCGCTGGGTCCGGCAACCGCACAGTGGACGCCCGGAAGCGCACCCACCATAGTGCTTCCCGAGTTGTTGGCGCCCACCGATCTGGTGTTACCGCGCCATCACGGTCTATTCCCCACCCTCGATTCCGAATTACTGCCGGTGCTTAAAGGTTTGGGCGTGCGCACCATCGTTCTTGCCGGCGTTTCGCTGAACCTGGCGATCACCCACACTGCCGGGCATGTCACACAGGCCGGTTTCGACCTCGTCGTCCCGCGCGACGCCGTCGGCGGAACCCCCAAGGACTATGCAGAACAAGTGCTGGACAACACTATTGCGGTGCTGGGCCGACTGACCACGATCGATCAGGTGATCGACGAATGGACCTCCGTCAGGTCCGACCATTAA
- a CDS encoding FadR/GntR family transcriptional regulator, translating into MPKREPLAPMTASEHNGAVRSPKTAEIVADTLRRMIVEGQLKDGDFLPYEAELMTHFQVSRPSLREAVRVLESDRLVEVRRGSRTGARVRVPGPEIVARPAGFLLEMAGTTLGDVMTARMGIEPYAARLLAENGTVVAHRELRDLIEEIPAAWETGKLAAASTALHRRLVELSGNATLTVIAGMLHEIFERHMTAAFLSVQNVVPKAQYNKLMRSYIRLADLVAERDGTEAEAHWRRHMKNASAELLKGYEKTKVRDIMH; encoded by the coding sequence ATGCCCAAGCGCGAACCACTCGCTCCGATGACCGCGTCAGAGCACAACGGTGCGGTGCGGTCGCCCAAGACCGCCGAAATCGTGGCGGACACGCTCCGGCGGATGATCGTCGAGGGGCAGCTCAAAGACGGCGACTTCCTACCCTACGAAGCCGAACTCATGACTCACTTCCAGGTCAGCCGGCCGTCGCTGCGAGAAGCGGTGCGAGTCTTGGAGTCCGACCGTCTGGTTGAGGTCCGCCGCGGTTCACGCACCGGCGCCCGCGTTCGCGTCCCAGGCCCCGAAATCGTGGCGCGACCGGCGGGCTTCCTGCTCGAAATGGCGGGAACGACGCTTGGCGACGTGATGACCGCGCGGATGGGTATCGAACCGTATGCGGCCCGACTGCTCGCAGAGAACGGCACCGTGGTGGCTCACCGCGAGTTGCGCGACCTCATCGAAGAGATCCCCGCTGCATGGGAGACCGGCAAGCTGGCCGCAGCCTCGACCGCATTGCACCGCCGGCTAGTCGAACTGTCGGGCAACGCGACGCTGACCGTGATCGCCGGCATGCTGCACGAGATCTTCGAGCGGCACATGACCGCAGCATTTCTCAGCGTGCAGAACGTCGTGCCGAAGGCTCAGTACAACAAGCTGATGCGGTCGTATATCCGACTCGCCGATCTGGTGGCCGAGCGCGACGGCACTGAGGCCGAGGCGCATTGGCGACGACACATGAAGAACGCCAGCGCTGAGCTGCTCAAAGGCTACGAGAAGACGAAGGTCCGAGACATCATGCATTGA
- a CDS encoding SDR family oxidoreductase encodes MHYGIDGRSALVVGGSKGIGFEVAKLLADEGARVAVLARTKIDLDAAVETIRACGGTAIGVSADVGNAEQLGDAVREVTAQHGPPLIVIGQAKYQRPGDFADITDLNVYRESFEMHTMSQILLLQAVLPAMRDAGWGRFVHIGSATAKEPAGNIHHAVANTSRPSTIGLLKTVSDEYAQHGITVNTVAPGWIETENAMAYLKQHLGASTEQQRRNFMLTEARVPAARMGKPHEIASLIAYLCSEPAGYLTGSWIEVDGGLHRSAF; translated from the coding sequence ATGCACTACGGAATCGACGGCCGTTCGGCGCTGGTTGTCGGCGGCAGCAAGGGAATCGGCTTCGAGGTTGCCAAACTGCTCGCCGACGAGGGCGCACGGGTAGCTGTGCTGGCCCGGACCAAGATCGACCTAGACGCCGCCGTCGAGACGATCCGCGCGTGCGGCGGCACGGCGATCGGCGTCAGCGCCGACGTCGGCAACGCGGAGCAACTCGGCGACGCGGTGCGGGAGGTGACCGCCCAGCACGGTCCGCCACTCATCGTGATCGGCCAGGCTAAATACCAGCGGCCCGGGGATTTCGCCGACATCACCGACCTGAACGTCTACCGTGAGTCCTTCGAAATGCACACGATGAGCCAGATCCTGCTTCTGCAGGCGGTCCTGCCGGCAATGCGGGACGCCGGCTGGGGCCGATTCGTGCACATCGGTTCAGCCACCGCGAAGGAGCCGGCGGGCAATATCCACCACGCGGTGGCCAACACGAGTCGACCGTCGACGATCGGTCTGCTCAAGACGGTCTCTGACGAGTACGCCCAGCACGGCATCACGGTCAACACCGTCGCGCCCGGCTGGATTGAGACCGAGAACGCAATGGCCTACCTGAAGCAGCACCTCGGCGCGAGCACCGAGCAGCAGCGCCGCAACTTCATGCTCACTGAGGCCCGCGTCCCCGCGGCGCGGATGGGCAAACCGCATGAAATCGCTTCGCTCATTGCATATCTCTGCTCGGAGCCTGCGGGTTATCTGACCGGCAGCTGGATCGAAGTCGACGGTGGCTTGCACCGGTCGGCCTTCTAA